The DNA segment TTATTTTGTACAACGTAAACTATATCCTAATGTCGACTTCTACTCGGGGATCATTTACAGGGCTTTAGGTTTCCCTACGGATATGTTTACTGTATTGTTTGCTTTGGGCCGTTTACCGGGATGGATTGCACAATGGAAAGAAATGCATGAAAACAAAGAGCCGATAGGACGCCCGCGCCAGATTTACGTTGGTCATACCGACAGAACTTTTACTGCAATAAAAGACAGGTAATACAGCTATTTAATTCCATAAAAAAAGCCCTGTCATTAACTGACAGGGCTTTTTTTATGGTTTATATTTTAATGGCGCATTGCTTCTATGGCCTTTTCTTCTGCCTTATTGTGTTTGTATTTGAATACAAATGGAAATACAATGGCAAGCAATAGGGTATAGGATGCAAATGTGATCCAGATGCTGTGCCAGTCCTTACTCTGATCGGTATGTGTAAAAAACTTATCAATGATAAAGCCACTGGTAAAGCTGCCGAAAAGTGCGCCAAAGCCGTTTACCATCATCATGAACAGGCCCTGAGCACTGCCACGTATTTTTGCATCGATCTGTGTTTCTACAAATAACGATCCGGAGATATTGAAAAAATCAAAGGCCATCCCGTAAATGATACAGGACAAAATGATCATCCATAGGCCACCGGCAGGATCGCCGTAAGCAAACAGACCAAACCGCAATACCCAGGCCAGCATGCTGAACAGCATTACGTATTTTATTCCAAACTTTCTTAAGAAAAAGGGGATGGCCAGGATAAACAGGGTTTCCGAAATCTGAGAAATGGACATAATGATGGCCGGATACTTTACAGCCAGCAGGTCCTGAAACTCGGGTACATTCTTAAAATCGTGTAAAAAGGTATCGCCATACGCATTGGTGAGCTGCAGGGCGGCACCCAGGAACATGGAGAAAAGAAAAAATACAGCAAATTTCTTTTGCTTAAACAAGGCAAAGGCCCTTAAACCCAGGGCATCAACAAATGATTTTGAATCTACCTTATTGGCCAATGGTGGACATTTAGGTAAGGTAAAGGCATAAAGTCCCAGCAGCAGGGAAACTGCCGAAGCAATGTAAAACTGGTTGGATGTGGCTTCGCTGCCGGAAATGCTGACTACCCATAAGGCAGCTATAAAACCTATCGTTCCCCAGATCCTGATGGGTGGGTAATCCTTTACTACATCTTTACCGTTGCTTTTTAAAGCAGAATAAGCTACTGTAATAGAAAGGGATAGGGTAGGCATGTAAAAGATCATGTTTAACAGTATTACCCAGAAAAAGGTATGGGGGTTATCTACCATTGGTAAACAGAACAATACAACTGCACCACAAATGTGCATCAGTCCGTATAGTTTCTCGGCATTGATAAAGCGGTCTGATATAATGCCGGTTAGTGCAGGCATAAAAATAGCGGAGATGCCCATGGTAGAAAAAATAGCACCAAACTCTGAGCCCGACCATTTCTTATTTTGAAACCAGTATACGCCAATAGTAATCAGCCATGAACCCCAGATAAAGAACTGCATAAAATTCATCAGGGTTAAGCGAAACTTAACATTCATCATAAGCTCATCTATTTTGATCCTCTTTTATTGATTTCATCACGTATCCTGGCTGCTTTTTCGTAGGCTTCTTCTGCAATTGCTTCCTGCAGTTTCTGGTTAAGCTCTTCCAGGGTAAGCGACTTATAACTTGATGAAGGGATAGAAGAGAGGTCTTCCGTGCCCTGTTCTTTAGATATGTTATCGATGTTTTCAAGAAAAAGGAAATCATTGCCTTCTATGACTATGCCTGCAGAGGAAAGGATGAACTCGTAGGTATAAATGGCTGCACTAAACCGGACAGCTAAGGCAATGGCATCTGAGGTACGGGCGTCAATTTCATGGGTTGTTTTTCCGTCAGTACAGATCAACTTGGCATAAAATACGCCTTCTACCAGGTTGTAAATGAGGATCTCCTGGATATCGATGTTATAAATCTGTGCAAAGGTTTTGAACAGGTCGTGTGTTAATGGCCTGCTTGGGGTCATCTTTTCTATTTCAATGGCTATCGCCTGCGCTTCAAAGGCACCAATAATGATCGGCAAACGCCTTCTGCCATTTACTTCTCCCAGTACCAGCGCATAAGCGCCCGACTGGGTTTGGCTATAAGATAGACCAACAATATCTAGTTTTACTTTTTTCATATGAAGTAAAACATACAGGAGCAATAAAATGATTACCCCCGTATGTTTAATTAACCTTTATGTGCTTTTAATGCTTCTATTAATTTTGGTACAACTTCAAATGCGTCGCCAACAATACCATAGTCGGCCACCTTAAAGAAAGGTGCTTCTGGGTCTTTATTGATTACCACAATTACTTTTGATGAACTTACACCCGCCAAGTGCTGGATCGCCCCAGAGATACCAATGGCAATATACAGGTTCGGGCTGATGGCAATACCTGTCTGGCCAACGTGTTCAGCATGTGGCCTCCAGTCGGCATCCGACACCGGCTTGGAACAAGCTGTAGCTGCACCCAGCAGTGCAGCAAGTTCTTCTATCATTCCCCAGTTTTCCGGGCCCTTTAAACCTCTCCCTGCAGAAACAACCAGTTCCGCATCCGGTAAGGATATTTTATTGGTAGCCCTTACTACTTCTTTTACAATAGCAGTAAGGTCTGATGGCTTTAGTTCCGGACTAAAAGCTTCTATGCTAATGTCGGACGCATTGTCCTTCACACCAAAAGCATTTGGGTTCAGGGCAATTACTTTAACTGCAGAGCTGAGTTCAGTTATGGCAAATGCCTTTCCGGAGAAGGCTGTTTTTTTAACCTGGAATTTTCCGGCATCAAGTTGTGGCAATTCTACAGCACCGTCTACCAGTCCTGCATTAAGTTTTACTGCAATTCTTGGCGCTAACCCTTTGCCTGAGAAAGAATTAGATAAAATAATAACATCAGCATTTTCTTTTTTTGCTGCCTCTGCAATCACTGCGGCGTAAGCCTGGTTTACAAAGTTTTTTAACTGCTCATTGGAAACGTTCAATACTTTTGACGCACCGTATTTACCCAGTTCCTTAAGTTCGCTGTCGCCAACGTTACCAATAGAAATCGCAGTTAAATTGCTGCTTTGTTTATCTGCAATGGCTTTTGCATAAGAAACTGCCTCGAATACAGATTTCTTAAATTTACCATCTACCTGCTCTACATATACTAAAACTGACATAAGATCTTTATTAAATGATTTTTTAAAATTTGAAACAGAATGGCTTAAATTACTTTGGCTTCCGTGTGTAACAGTCCGATTAAACTGGCAGCATCTTCTGCCGGTACCAATTTAACTGTTCCGCGTGGCGGAGGCGTTTCAAATTGCTGTATTTTACTCAATTGTGCTATTTCTTTGGCTTCAACCACCTGCAGAGGTTTGGTGCGGGCCGACATGATACCCCTCATATTGGGTATTTTCGGTTCTGCGGTACCCTCGGCACAGCTGGCAATAAACTTACCACTTATAGAAATGATTTCTTTACCGCCCTCTATTTCACGTTCTATGGTAGCTGTGGTTCCGTCATAATCCAGTTTTTTTATGATAGAAACAGATGGGATGTCAAGGAACTCGCCTACCATCGCCGCAACCTGCGAGCCATTGTAGTCGATAGACTCCCTGCCACATAAGATCATGTCAAATTCATTGCTCCTGGCATATTCAGCAATCTGATAAGCTGTAAAATAAGCATCCCTTGGTGCAGCATTGATCCTTACGGCATCATCGGCACCGATAGCAAGCGCTTTCCTGATGGTTGGTTCGGTAGCGCTTTCCCCAACATTAATTACAGTTACAGTTCCTTTACCACCTTCGCAAAGTTCAATTGCCCTGGATAGGGCGATCTCGTCATAAGGGTTTACAATGAACTGAACTCCGGATGTATTGAATTGTGTATTATCGTTGGTAAAAGTTATTTTTGTCGTTGTGTCTGGCACGTTACTGATACAAACTAATATTTTCATAGAGTTATAAATTGATTTTTAATGGTTATGAAGCTATCATGAGCTCAATCGTTTTTAGTTAATTTGTATCTCATGATGGTTTCATAGAGTTATAAATTGATTTTTAAGATGGTAATGGTTCGTTATAAACTACACATTGCCTTTTTGCAAATCTAATTAAAAAAGCAGGGATTTAAAATGCAAAGTACCCGAATAGCAAAGTTATTGGAGTTTTTACAGAGTGATCCGAATGATCCTTTCGTATTGTATGCACTGGCAACAGAATATAATACCTCAAATGATACGGAAAAAGCACTTGAATATTATTTGAGGCTAACCACTGATCATCCTGATTATGTGGGTACCTATTACCATTTAGGTAAACTTTATGAACAGCTGCAGCAAACAGAAAAAGCAATTGAAATTTACCAGAAAGGAATGCTGGCTGCAAGGAATAAACGGGATATGCATGCTTTTTCTGAACTGCAGGGTGCTTATAATTCTGCCGCAGGTTTAGATTACGAAGATGATTAACTGACAGGCAGGTGGGCAAAAGAAAATTGTTGTTTATCAGGAACGTAGTTCTTTTCACCTTTACTGCTTTTGGAGGGGCCCAGGCACACCTGGCACTCCTGCTTAAATATTTTGTTAAAAGCGTTCCTTTTGTTACAGAGGAAGAATTGCTGGAACTGAATGCACTGGCCCAGGTATTACCAGGTCCGGCTTCTACACAGACCCTTGTAGGTGTTGCTTATAAAGTTGGTGGCCTAAAGCTTTCCATCATTACTTTCCTGATCTGGATCCTTCCTTCGGCAGCCATCATGACTTTTGCGGCCATCAGTTTTGCAAAACTGGACCAGCAGGCAAAGTTTACCGAAATACTGGAATTCATACAGCCTATTGCTTTGGGCATTGTAGCTTATGGTGCTTATAACCTGGCAAAAAGAGTGCTGGTTTCACAACTCACGGTTTTTCTGGCCATATCTGCGGCAATTGTAACCCTGGTTTTAAGAAATGCCTACGTGTTTCCTATGGCCATCTTACTTGGGGGAATGGTGTCATCGGCCATAGGGACACCTGCAGAAGAAAGTACCATCAGGCTGAACCTCTTCTCTAATATCAATCCTAAAAAACTGACTTATTTTTTTGGTGTATTGCTGTTCCTGGCACTGCTGGGCGCAATCATCAACCGGACATCACCTTTTAGTCTGCCCATCAGGCTTTTCGAGAATTTTTACCGAAATGGCATTGTCATTTTTGGTGGGGGGCAGGTGCTGGTACCTTTAATGTTCACAGAGTTTGTACAGATGAAGCAGTACCTGAGCGCTTCAGGCTTTTTGTCGGGATTTGCCTTGCAGCAGGCATTGCCGGGGCCCACTTTTTCATTTACCAGTTATCTGGGCGCCCTAAGTATGCGGAATTTTGGTTTTGGGCCAACCGGACAGGTTTTAGGGGGATTGGTGGGGGTGCTCGGTATCAATTTACCCGGGCTGATCCTGGTGCTGTTTATTGTCCCTTTTTGGGAAGACCTTAAAAAGATAACCCGTATTAAACATTCCTTAACAGGCATCAATGCAGTAAGTGTGGGCTTTATTATTGCTGCATTTGTACTTTTACTGATGCCCGTGGCCCTGAATGGTCTGGCTATAGCTATTATGGTGGCTACCTTCCTGATTTTGAATTACACCAAAATCAGTCCGCCTTTTATTGTACTGGCCGGAATACTGCTGGGTTACTTTTTATAAGCGGTTAAAAAGGGGCATCGTCGTGCATATCGTCCATTCGTGATGGTTTAATGATGACATTTCCGGCAGGTCTGTCAAAATCCTGCGATGGAGCCATTCCGGCACTCGGACTGTCCATAGAAAACGAGGTAGGGGCTGCAAAACTTTCTTCCAGATCTGCAAATTTCACGTACTTGCCGATAAAGCGGAGCGGTACAATACCGGTTTCACCATTACGGTGCTTGGCAATGATGACTTCACCCACACCGGCCTGAGATCGGCCCTGTTCATCTTCGGTGATGCCGTAATATTCCGGTCGGTAAAGGAAGAGCACCATATCCGCATCCTGCTCAATAGATCCGGATTCACGTAAATCGGATAACATTGGCCGTTTTCCGTTTACACCTGGTCTGCTTTCTACCGCACGGCTCAGCTGCGAGAGGGCGAGCACAGGTACATTTAATTCCTTGGCCACCGATTTAAGTGCCCTTGAAATGCTGCCAATTTCCTGCTCACGGTTACCACCACCACTCTGACCTTCACCTTTGCCATGCATCAGCTGTAAATAGTCGATAATGATGAGCTGTATATCGTACTGGGCCTTTAATCTTCTGCATTTGGCCCTGAATTCAAAGATATTTAAGGCCGGGGTATCATCTATCAGCAGTGGCGCTTCGGTAAGCCCGCCGATCTTACTGTGCAGTTGCTGCCATTCCCATTCGGCAAGGTTCCCCTTTCTGATCTTTTCCTGTTCAATTTCAGCTTCTCCGGAAATCAGACGGTTAACCAACTGTACGGAAGACATCTCTAAAGAGAATACAACTGCCGGACGTTTAAACTGAACGGCTGCATTTCTGGCGCAGGTTAATACAAATGCCGTTTTACCCATGGCCGGACGTGCCGCAATGATGACCAGATCGGATGCCTGCCAGCCACCTGTAATGCGGTCCAGATCGGTAAATCCGGAAGGTACGCCTGTTAAACCATCACTTTTGCTGCGTAGCTCTTCCAGCGTGGCCAGAGATTGTTTTACAATCTCGTCCATCTTTTGTGTGTCCCGGCGCAGGTTGTTCTGGGCAATGTCAAACAGGTTCTTTTCTGCATGATCCAGGAGGTCAAAAATATCCGTCGTATCTTCATAGGCGTTTTGTATGATCTCTGAAGAAATCCTGATCAGCTCGCGCTGGATGTATTTCTGGGAAACGATCCTGGCATGAAATTCTATGTTGGCTGCTGAAGCCACCCTGTTGGTCAGGTTAGTAATGTAATAAGCCCCGCCAATCATTTCCAGTAGTCCCAATGTACGGAGTTCAGCGGTAACAGTAAGGATATCAACCGGTTTTGATTTCTGGAAAAGCCCCTGTATGGCCTCGAAGATCTTTTTGTGTGCTTCGTGGTAAAACATTTCGGGCTTAAGGATATCAATAACAGTCGATAAAGCATCTTTTTCGAGCATCAGCGCGCCTAAAATGGCTTCTTCAAGATCAATGGCCTGGGGTGGTATCCTACCCATAGTGCTCATGGTATTGCTTAACCTGGTTTTCCTTGCACTGAAATTTGCCTTATCTTGTCCTTGGGGTTGATCGTTACTCATAGGTACAAAAATAGACAAAAAATAAGTCCCTGCTCCATTTCTTTATGCACATTTCCACCGTATACAATATAACCATACCAATATCGTCCTCCTAAATTTTAGCTTTTTGTTCACAAAACTATGTGGAAAAGAATACCTATTTTTGCCGCTCAATTTAATAAAGATGGAAAATTCCAGGAGACCTGCAAGAGGTAAAGAGAGTAACGAGTTTATATTTGGTATACGTGCTGTAATAGAGGCAATTAAGGCTGGTAAAGAGATAGAGAGCATTTATATACAACGGGGCTTGACAGGCGGTATCATTATGGAGCTGAAGGCTTTGCTGAAAGAGGTGGATGCGCCTGTACACAATGTTCCGGTAGAGAAGCTTAACCGGATGACCCTGAAAAATCACCAGGGGGTTATTGCAGTAATTTCGGCCATCACCTTTCAAAAAATTGAAGACATTATTCCTGCAATATATGAGAAAGGAGAAACGCCATTGGTGTTGATCCTGGATGGCATTACCGATGTCAGAAATATGGGTGCCATTGCCAGGACAGCTGCCTGTGCCGGTGTGCATGCTATTGTGGTACCCAGTAAAAATTCGGCACAGATCAATGCTGATGCCATTAAAACGTCGGCTGGGGCTTTGTTTACCATTCCGGTTTGCAGGCACCCGAACTTGCATAAAACAGCATTATTTTTACAGGAATGTGGTTTGCAGATTGTAGCCTGTACAGAAAAAACCAACGACCTGATCTATGTGCCGGATTATACCGCACCTACGGCCATTGTAATGGGGGCAGAGGATGAAGGGATTTCGAATGAGCTGATGCGTATGGCAAACCACCTGGCCAAGATCCCGATGATCGGAGAGATCAGTTCACTGAACGTATCTGTTTCAGCAGGGATTATCCTTTATGAAGCCATCAGGCAACGGCAATAGCGATGTTCAATGGTATAAAAAGACCATACAGGATAAGCCTGTATGGTCTTTTTATATAAGATTGATTAAATGAACTTTGTGCCGAATTTAGCTTTTACATCTGCCACTACCTGTTTGATGGTCTGTTCTTCCGATCTTGGACAGATGAGCAGGGTGTTGTTGGATTCCACCACAATGTAATCGTGCAGTCCCTGTAATATGACCAGCTTGTCCTTAGGTACATTAACCATACAGTTTGAGGAATTGAACATCATGACCTGTTCTGCCGGGATTACTGCATTTCCTACATAATCATGTTCGGCAATGTCGTAAATAGAAGCCCAGGTGCCTAAGTCAGACCAACCGAAATCGGCGGGCAATACGTACACGTTATCTGCTTTTTCCATAATACCGAAATCTATCGAGATATTGGTGCATTGCTGATAGGCATCACTGATGAAATCTTTCTCGTTTTCGGAATTGTATACCGGACCACCTTGTAAAAAGATCTCATGCATTTCAGGCAGGTGCCTGGAAAAGGCTTTATTTATAGACCTGGCAGACCAGATAAAGATACCTGCGTTCCATAGAAAATCACCACTTTGTATAAAGGATTTAGCCAGTTCAAGATTGGGTTTTTCTGTAAATATCTTGACCTTATGAATCTGATTGTCTGTTTTTAAAGTATTTTCAATATACTGTATATAGCCATAGCCGGTATCAGGCCGGCTGGGTTTAATGCCAAGTGTAATCAGGCAGTCGTTCTCTGAGGCTGCCTTCAAAGACTGCCCAATCGCTTCGATAAAGGCTTCCTGA comes from the Pedobacter heparinus DSM 2366 genome and includes:
- the dnaB gene encoding replicative DNA helicase; the protein is MSNDQPQGQDKANFSARKTRLSNTMSTMGRIPPQAIDLEEAILGALMLEKDALSTVIDILKPEMFYHEAHKKIFEAIQGLFQKSKPVDILTVTAELRTLGLLEMIGGAYYITNLTNRVASAANIEFHARIVSQKYIQRELIRISSEIIQNAYEDTTDIFDLLDHAEKNLFDIAQNNLRRDTQKMDEIVKQSLATLEELRSKSDGLTGVPSGFTDLDRITGGWQASDLVIIAARPAMGKTAFVLTCARNAAVQFKRPAVVFSLEMSSVQLVNRLISGEAEIEQEKIRKGNLAEWEWQQLHSKIGGLTEAPLLIDDTPALNIFEFRAKCRRLKAQYDIQLIIIDYLQLMHGKGEGQSGGGNREQEIGSISRALKSVAKELNVPVLALSQLSRAVESRPGVNGKRPMLSDLRESGSIEQDADMVLFLYRPEYYGITEDEQGRSQAGVGEVIIAKHRNGETGIVPLRFIGKYVKFADLEESFAAPTSFSMDSPSAGMAPSQDFDRPAGNVIIKPSRMDDMHDDAPF
- a CDS encoding electron transfer flavoprotein subunit alpha/FixB family protein, whose translation is MSVLVYVEQVDGKFKKSVFEAVSYAKAIADKQSSNLTAISIGNVGDSELKELGKYGASKVLNVSNEQLKNFVNQAYAAVIAEAAKKENADVIILSNSFSGKGLAPRIAVKLNAGLVDGAVELPQLDAGKFQVKKTAFSGKAFAITELSSAVKVIALNPNAFGVKDNASDISIEAFSPELKPSDLTAIVKEVVRATNKISLPDAELVVSAGRGLKGPENWGMIEELAALLGAATACSKPVSDADWRPHAEHVGQTGIAISPNLYIAIGISGAIQHLAGVSSSKVIVVINKDPEAPFFKVADYGIVGDAFEVVPKLIEALKAHKG
- a CDS encoding electron transfer flavoprotein subunit beta/FixA family protein, with translation MKILVCISNVPDTTTKITFTNDNTQFNTSGVQFIVNPYDEIALSRAIELCEGGKGTVTVINVGESATEPTIRKALAIGADDAVRINAAPRDAYFTAYQIAEYARSNEFDMILCGRESIDYNGSQVAAMVGEFLDIPSVSIIKKLDYDGTTATIEREIEGGKEIISISGKFIASCAEGTAEPKIPNMRGIMSARTKPLQVVEAKEIAQLSKIQQFETPPPRGTVKLVPAEDAASLIGLLHTEAKVI
- a CDS encoding mannose-1-phosphate guanylyltransferase, yielding MNKNNYALIMAGGVGSRFWPVSRTEYPKQFIDFFGVGKTLIQSTYDRFLKICPPENIFVVTNEIYTDIIKEQLPGLHENQILAEPIMRNTAPCISYGSMKIASLNPDATIVVAPSDHTITNQEAFIEAIGQSLKAASENDCLITLGIKPSRPDTGYGYIQYIENTLKTDNQIHKVKIFTEKPNLELAKSFIQSGDFLWNAGIFIWSARSINKAFSRHLPEMHEIFLQGGPVYNSENEKDFISDAYQQCTNISIDFGIMEKADNVYVLPADFGWSDLGTWASIYDIAEHDYVGNAVIPAEQVMMFNSSNCMVNVPKDKLVILQGLHDYIVVESNNTLLICPRSEEQTIKQVVADVKAKFGTKFI
- the rlmB gene encoding 23S rRNA (guanosine(2251)-2'-O)-methyltransferase RlmB, with product MENSRRPARGKESNEFIFGIRAVIEAIKAGKEIESIYIQRGLTGGIIMELKALLKEVDAPVHNVPVEKLNRMTLKNHQGVIAVISAITFQKIEDIIPAIYEKGETPLVLILDGITDVRNMGAIARTAACAGVHAIVVPSKNSAQINADAIKTSAGALFTIPVCRHPNLHKTALFLQECGLQIVACTEKTNDLIYVPDYTAPTAIVMGAEDEGISNELMRMANHLAKIPMIGEISSLNVSVSAGIILYEAIRQRQ
- a CDS encoding nucleoside permease — protein: MNVKFRLTLMNFMQFFIWGSWLITIGVYWFQNKKWSGSEFGAIFSTMGISAIFMPALTGIISDRFINAEKLYGLMHICGAVVLFCLPMVDNPHTFFWVILLNMIFYMPTLSLSITVAYSALKSNGKDVVKDYPPIRIWGTIGFIAALWVVSISGSEATSNQFYIASAVSLLLGLYAFTLPKCPPLANKVDSKSFVDALGLRAFALFKQKKFAVFFLFSMFLGAALQLTNAYGDTFLHDFKNVPEFQDLLAVKYPAIIMSISQISETLFILAIPFFLRKFGIKYVMLFSMLAWVLRFGLFAYGDPAGGLWMIILSCIIYGMAFDFFNISGSLFVETQIDAKIRGSAQGLFMMMVNGFGALFGSFTSGFIIDKFFTHTDQSKDWHSIWITFASYTLLLAIVFPFVFKYKHNKAEEKAIEAMRH
- the chrA gene encoding chromate efflux transporter — encoded protein: MGKRKLLFIRNVVLFTFTAFGGAQAHLALLLKYFVKSVPFVTEEELLELNALAQVLPGPASTQTLVGVAYKVGGLKLSIITFLIWILPSAAIMTFAAISFAKLDQQAKFTEILEFIQPIALGIVAYGAYNLAKRVLVSQLTVFLAISAAIVTLVLRNAYVFPMAILLGGMVSSAIGTPAEESTIRLNLFSNINPKKLTYFFGVLLFLALLGAIINRTSPFSLPIRLFENFYRNGIVIFGGGQVLVPLMFTEFVQMKQYLSASGFLSGFALQQALPGPTFSFTSYLGALSMRNFGFGPTGQVLGGLVGVLGINLPGLILVLFIVPFWEDLKKITRIKHSLTGINAVSVGFIIAAFVLLLMPVALNGLAIAIMVATFLILNYTKISPPFIVLAGILLGYFL
- a CDS encoding bifunctional nuclease family protein; this translates as MKKVKLDIVGLSYSQTQSGAYALVLGEVNGRRRLPIIIGAFEAQAIAIEIEKMTPSRPLTHDLFKTFAQIYNIDIQEILIYNLVEGVFYAKLICTDGKTTHEIDARTSDAIALAVRFSAAIYTYEFILSSAGIVIEGNDFLFLENIDNISKEQGTEDLSSIPSSSYKSLTLEELNQKLQEAIAEEAYEKAARIRDEINKRGSK
- a CDS encoding heme biosynthesis protein HemY — its product is MQSTRIAKLLEFLQSDPNDPFVLYALATEYNTSNDTEKALEYYLRLTTDHPDYVGTYYHLGKLYEQLQQTEKAIEIYQKGMLAARNKRDMHAFSELQGAYNSAAGLDYEDD